In Pirellulales bacterium, one genomic interval encodes:
- a CDS encoding diguanylate cyclase: MSPDFSSIGVLLTINLLFASFALAIGFAAGVWFFGGNKSQSEPDDKSERESHDHRQQATDRAMMASHRIQDLAKGVLSDVGVHTSNVEAITDDLRAIVQETNTGPDVAVFMTIGRIVEANNQIKERLASAEKQIEAQASELRDFESEARTDSLTGLANRRAFDDELKRRYAEWQRRKSPFTLLMLDIDHFKQFNDSHGHQAGDEVLRNAGKVLVKISRQMDLPCRYGGEEFAVVLPATDIHEARIAAERFRKAIEATAVKFEGKKLTVTASIGVAQIGEHDDPARLLRRADDALYKSKEAGRNCGHWHDGKMCLPIGADAAPSNAELAPKSEAAGGNGLVDRLPSKEVFVDTLQRRVTESQRFGIPLTVMHLRIDDYATIKRTYGKSIAQLMLDSVAQFTGSVLREMDLLARLDEGEFGVMLPGSTEAEAALVAQRLHAAMAQSTLPIRDSQVQLRACPGIAQLQTKESADQLMARAARAGSSVVASQPATV, translated from the coding sequence ATGTCACCAGACTTTTCCTCAATTGGCGTGCTGCTGACGATCAACTTGCTGTTTGCGTCGTTCGCGCTGGCGATCGGCTTTGCGGCTGGTGTCTGGTTCTTTGGTGGCAACAAATCGCAATCCGAGCCTGACGACAAAAGCGAACGCGAGTCGCACGACCACCGGCAGCAAGCCACCGATCGGGCGATGATGGCCTCGCACCGCATTCAGGACTTGGCCAAAGGCGTGCTCAGCGACGTGGGCGTCCACACGTCGAATGTCGAGGCGATCACTGACGACTTGCGGGCGATCGTCCAAGAAACCAATACGGGGCCGGATGTCGCGGTATTCATGACGATTGGTCGAATCGTCGAAGCCAACAATCAGATCAAGGAGCGATTGGCCTCGGCCGAGAAGCAGATCGAGGCTCAAGCGTCTGAGTTGCGGGATTTTGAAAGCGAAGCCCGTACGGACTCGCTAACGGGACTAGCCAATCGTCGTGCGTTCGACGACGAATTGAAACGCCGCTATGCAGAATGGCAGCGACGCAAATCCCCGTTCACGCTCTTGATGCTCGACATCGACCATTTCAAGCAATTCAACGATTCACATGGTCATCAAGCGGGCGATGAAGTATTGCGAAATGCCGGCAAGGTGCTGGTCAAGATTTCCCGTCAAATGGACCTGCCTTGTCGCTACGGCGGCGAAGAATTTGCGGTCGTCCTCCCGGCCACCGATATTCACGAGGCACGCATCGCCGCCGAGCGATTCCGCAAGGCGATTGAGGCTACCGCCGTAAAATTTGAGGGCAAAAAGCTCACTGTGACGGCCAGCATCGGCGTCGCTCAGATCGGCGAACACGACGATCCCGCCCGGCTGCTGCGCCGTGCGGATGACGCGCTCTACAAGTCGAAAGAAGCCGGCCGCAATTGCGGCCATTGGCATGACGGCAAAATGTGTTTGCCGATCGGTGCCGACGCGGCGCCAAGCAACGCCGAGCTAGCCCCGAAATCCGAAGCAGCCGGAGGAAACGGCTTGGTTGATCGACTGCCTTCCAAGGAGGTGTTCGTCGATACGCTTCAGCGCCGAGTCACCGAAAGTCAACGGTTCGGCATTCCGCTCACGGTGATGCACTTGCGAATCGACGACTATGCCACGATCAAGCGAACATACGGCAAGTCGATTGCACAACTCATGCTGGATTCCGTTGCGCAATTTACCGGCTCCGTCTTGCGAGAGATGGACCTATTGGCCCGGCTGGACGAAGGCGAATTTGGCGTGATGCTGCCGGGAAGCACCGAAGCCGAAGCGGCGCTGGTGGCCCAAAGACTACACGCAGCCATGGCACAGTCCACCCTTCCGATCCGAGACAGTCAGGTGCAGCTCAGGGCCTGTCCCGGAATTGCTCAGTTGCAGACCAAAGAGTCGGCCGATCAATTGATGGCTCGCGCGGCACGCGCTGGAAGTTCCGTCGTGGCGTCTCAGCCGGCAACGGTGTAG